In Amycolatopsis jiangsuensis, the following proteins share a genomic window:
- the sigM gene encoding RNA polymerase sigma factor SigM — MTAAAPTDADLIAAHAAGDPHAFSELVRRHRDRMWAVALRTLRDPEEAADALQEAFISAFRAAGKFRAESQVTTWLHRIVVNACLDRIRRRQARPTVPLPETGFNEPVAPGDSMAERETSLLVHQALGQLPEEQRAPIVLVDVEGYSVAETAKMLGIAEGTVKSRCARGRGKLAKVLGHLRNPDARPDVPTHESKRKHATPEGSRSAGRAQGSPGNGEGR, encoded by the coding sequence GTGACGGCTGCAGCTCCCACGGATGCCGACCTCATAGCGGCGCACGCCGCCGGGGATCCGCACGCGTTCAGTGAACTGGTCCGGCGACATCGTGACCGCATGTGGGCGGTCGCGCTGCGGACGCTGCGTGACCCCGAGGAGGCGGCGGACGCGCTGCAGGAGGCGTTCATCTCGGCTTTCCGCGCCGCCGGGAAGTTCCGGGCCGAATCGCAGGTCACCACGTGGCTGCACCGGATCGTGGTGAACGCCTGCCTCGACCGGATCCGCCGCCGGCAGGCCCGCCCGACCGTGCCGCTGCCCGAGACCGGGTTCAACGAGCCGGTCGCCCCCGGTGATTCGATGGCGGAACGGGAGACCAGCCTGCTCGTGCACCAGGCGCTCGGCCAGCTGCCGGAGGAGCAGCGGGCGCCGATCGTGCTGGTCGACGTCGAGGGCTATTCGGTGGCCGAGACGGCGAAGATGCTGGGTATCGCCGAGGGCACGGTGAAGAGCCGGTGCGCACGGGGCAGGGGAAAACTCGCGAAGGTTCTCGGTCATCTGCGGAACCCGGACGCCCGGCCCGACGTCCCAACTCACGAAAGCAAACGCAAGCACGCCACTCCGGAGGGGTCCCGGAGTGCCGGGCGGGCCCAGGGCTCGCCGGGGAACGGGGAGGGACGATGA
- a CDS encoding protein kinase family protein has product MDTRRSVQAGEADRAGIRARGGSLAPGRVVGDGRYRLLAQFGVDERAAAHLWRARDGQLKRDVALTLLVGDPADPEAARLARRTLERAAHASKFGHGGVARVLDVLSLGSGVTSSEGLLGVVVAEWTKGSDLVDLVAQRPVAPGAAARMVQALAEAVDHAHQNGLVLGLDHPQRLRLTPGGALKLAFPGPLPEATLRDDVKALGAVLYLLLTGRWALPGGPPAIPAAPLTPQGHVVPPRSLVPAVPAELSSLAVRTIEDGGSGGIRTSSAILRVLDQVAENEERTQLIQTVGQSESESDGTIWTTKKPVKDVARRRKLAFGVTVLVVATVVILAWGGLMLINLFQGDNSSSGPAINVAATPTPSGSANQPAPPPSSSSGPKVGDPVQPDSATVYNPEGEGDNTSRAKNTIDGDPGTIWRTDEYQQQLPALKPGVGIAVAFDDPVKLAQVKITADSPGTKVEIRSADSKKPDLDETKVVGSGDLKGTDTTIPLQQPTESKYFIVWITQLGGDEGDSFVSEFGDLSFLPAQ; this is encoded by the coding sequence GTGGACACGAGACGAAGCGTTCAGGCGGGGGAGGCAGACCGCGCGGGCATCCGTGCCCGGGGTGGTTCGCTGGCCCCTGGGCGGGTCGTGGGGGACGGCCGGTACCGCCTGCTCGCCCAGTTCGGGGTGGACGAACGAGCCGCCGCGCACCTGTGGCGGGCACGAGACGGCCAGCTGAAACGGGATGTGGCGCTGACCCTGCTGGTCGGCGATCCGGCGGATCCGGAGGCGGCCCGGCTCGCCCGGCGCACGCTGGAGCGGGCCGCGCACGCGTCGAAGTTCGGCCACGGCGGCGTCGCCCGCGTGCTGGACGTGCTCAGTCTCGGCAGTGGCGTCACGTCCAGTGAAGGGCTGCTCGGCGTCGTGGTGGCCGAGTGGACGAAGGGCAGTGACCTGGTCGACCTGGTCGCGCAGCGTCCGGTGGCACCCGGTGCGGCCGCCCGGATGGTGCAGGCGCTCGCCGAGGCGGTCGACCACGCCCACCAGAATGGCCTGGTTCTCGGCCTCGACCATCCGCAGCGGCTGCGGCTCACGCCCGGTGGCGCGCTGAAGCTGGCGTTCCCCGGTCCACTGCCGGAAGCGACGCTGCGGGACGACGTGAAGGCCCTCGGCGCGGTGCTCTACCTGCTGCTCACCGGCCGTTGGGCGTTGCCCGGCGGCCCGCCCGCCATCCCGGCCGCACCGTTGACGCCGCAGGGACACGTGGTCCCGCCGCGGTCGCTGGTGCCTGCCGTGCCGGCGGAGCTGTCGTCGCTGGCCGTGCGCACGATCGAGGACGGCGGCAGCGGCGGTATCCGCACCAGCTCGGCGATCCTGCGGGTGCTGGACCAGGTGGCCGAGAACGAGGAGCGCACGCAGCTGATCCAAACGGTCGGCCAGTCCGAATCCGAATCGGACGGCACGATCTGGACCACGAAGAAGCCGGTGAAGGACGTCGCGCGGCGGCGGAAGCTGGCCTTCGGGGTGACCGTGCTCGTGGTGGCGACCGTGGTGATCCTGGCCTGGGGCGGACTGATGCTGATCAATCTGTTCCAGGGCGACAATTCGTCCAGCGGTCCCGCGATCAACGTCGCCGCCACGCCCACCCCGAGCGGCTCGGCGAACCAGCCGGCGCCGCCACCGTCGTCCTCCTCCGGTCCGAAGGTCGGCGATCCGGTGCAGCCGGACTCCGCGACCGTGTACAACCCGGAGGGCGAGGGCGACAACACGAGCCGCGCGAAGAACACGATCGACGGCGATCCGGGCACGATCTGGCGCACCGACGAGTACCAGCAGCAGCTGCCGGCGTTGAAGCCCGGCGTGGGCATCGCGGTGGCGTTCGACGATCCGGTGAAGCTCGCCCAGGTGAAGATCACCGCGGACAGCCCGGGCACCAAGGTCGAGATCCGCAGCGCGGACAGCAAGAAGCCGGATCTCGACGAGACCAAGGTGGTCGGCAGCGGTGACCTCAAGGGCACCGACACCACCATCCCGCTGCAGCAGCCGACGGAGAGCAAGTACTTCATCGTCTGGATCACCCAGCTGGGTGGCGACGAGGGGGACAGCTTCGTCAGCGAGTTCGGAGACTTGAGCTTCCTGCCTGCGCAGTGA
- the murJ gene encoding murein biosynthesis integral membrane protein MurJ, translating into MRDPDATRFIPRTAGVPMPASRWPTADPDVMRPYDALATQVMPRIKDAPLARPAEPSAPEQPAPAKAPSVAKASGRMAIASLISRITGFLWKVLLAIVIGTGVVNDSFNVANTMPNIIFELLLGGVLTSVVVPLLVRSQDDPDHGEAYAQRLLTVGVTVLFGGTVIAVLAAPAFTSLYIDSSGQASADLTTAFAYLLLPEIFFYGVFALVSAMLNAKHVFGPTAWAPVINNMVVIFTILVLWVMPGSIDGDHPSITDPKVLTLGLGVTGGIAAQALILLPPLLRTGFRPRWRWGLDRRMKEFGGLALWVVGYVAVSQIGLTITTRVLTKGTAGGVTAYNYAWLLFQLPYGVLGVSLLTAIMPRLSRAAADGDTKKLIGDLSYASRISTVTLVPISAVMTIVGSSIGVAMFTLGKGSLENAERLGQALAISAFALLPYALVMLQMRVFYAMKDARTPTLIMIVMTLVKVPLLFLCPVLLNGDNVVLGVMMVNALTYVVGAMLGQIWLWVTLGNLRSKRVIGVILFTVVASVLGIGAAWLAGQIVPDSLGPTLQAWIKLILQGIVGIAVSFGVLIALKVEELRPATSRLTRLIKRG; encoded by the coding sequence ATGCGGGATCCGGACGCCACCCGGTTCATCCCGCGCACCGCCGGGGTGCCGATGCCGGCCTCGCGCTGGCCGACCGCCGACCCGGACGTGATGCGTCCGTACGACGCGCTGGCCACTCAGGTCATGCCGCGGATCAAGGACGCGCCGCTCGCCCGTCCGGCCGAGCCGAGTGCGCCCGAGCAGCCGGCACCCGCGAAGGCCCCTTCGGTGGCGAAGGCCAGCGGCCGGATGGCGATCGCGTCGCTGATCAGCCGCATCACCGGCTTCCTGTGGAAGGTGCTGCTGGCGATCGTGATCGGCACCGGCGTGGTGAACGACTCGTTCAACGTCGCCAACACGATGCCGAACATCATCTTCGAACTGCTCCTCGGCGGCGTGCTGACCAGTGTGGTCGTGCCGTTGCTGGTGCGGTCACAGGACGACCCCGACCACGGCGAGGCGTACGCGCAGCGGCTGCTGACGGTCGGAGTGACCGTGCTCTTCGGCGGCACGGTGATCGCCGTGCTCGCGGCGCCGGCCTTCACCTCGCTCTACATCGACTCCTCCGGGCAGGCCAGCGCCGACCTCACCACGGCCTTCGCGTACCTGCTGCTGCCGGAGATCTTCTTCTACGGCGTGTTCGCGCTGGTCTCGGCGATGCTGAACGCCAAGCACGTGTTCGGGCCGACGGCCTGGGCGCCGGTGATCAACAACATGGTCGTCATCTTCACGATCCTGGTGCTGTGGGTGATGCCGGGTTCGATCGACGGCGACCATCCCTCGATCACCGATCCGAAGGTGCTCACCCTGGGCCTCGGCGTGACCGGCGGGATCGCGGCGCAGGCGCTCATCCTGCTGCCGCCGCTGCTGCGCACCGGGTTCCGTCCGCGCTGGCGGTGGGGTCTCGACCGGCGGATGAAGGAGTTCGGCGGTCTCGCGCTGTGGGTCGTGGGGTACGTGGCGGTCAGCCAGATCGGGCTCACGATCACCACCCGCGTGCTGACCAAGGGCACCGCGGGCGGCGTCACCGCCTACAACTACGCCTGGCTGCTGTTCCAGCTGCCCTACGGCGTACTCGGGGTTTCGCTGCTGACCGCGATCATGCCGCGGCTGAGCCGGGCGGCCGCCGACGGCGACACGAAGAAGCTGATCGGCGACCTGTCGTACGCCTCCCGGATCTCGACCGTGACGCTCGTGCCGATCTCCGCGGTGATGACGATCGTCGGTTCGTCGATCGGCGTCGCCATGTTCACCCTGGGCAAGGGGTCGCTGGAGAACGCCGAGCGGCTCGGGCAGGCGCTGGCCATCTCGGCTTTCGCGCTGCTGCCGTACGCGCTGGTGATGCTGCAGATGCGGGTGTTCTACGCGATGAAGGACGCCCGCACGCCGACGTTGATCATGATCGTGATGACCTTGGTCAAGGTACCGCTGCTGTTCCTGTGCCCGGTGCTGCTCAACGGCGACAACGTCGTGCTCGGCGTGATGATGGTCAACGCGCTGACCTACGTGGTCGGCGCGATGCTCGGGCAGATCTGGCTGTGGGTCACGCTCGGCAACCTGCGCAGCAAACGGGTGATCGGCGTCATCCTGTTCACCGTCGTGGCCAGCGTCCTCGGGATCGGCGCGGCGTGGCTGGCCGGGCAGATCGTGCCCGATTCACTCGGGCCGACGCTGCAGGCCTGGATCAAGCTGATCCTGCAGGGGATCGTCGGTATCGCGGTCTCGTTCGGGGTGCTCATCGCGCTGAAGGTCGAGGAACTTCGGCCGGCGACCTCGCGACTCACCCGATTGATCAAGCGCGGGTAA
- a CDS encoding DUF6049 family protein: MKRPAAFLLSLLVLAAAALFGTPAGAQEEPSTQSPRLRIDLGRLSPRLITGSSTQLQVSGTVTNIGDRRIDRPQVRLQVGDRVGGTRAMSGILNGEPVQDSPLTEFSTLSESLEPGQSARLDVRVPLTGERAAHFSLPGVYPLLVNVNGTPEFGGTARLAAVSLLMPVLSSPGQDGSPTARHAKVTMLWPIADDANHVSSAAYGTRLNLTDDSLARELSPTGRLYSLVSAARAAESNGKIAGSLCFAIDPDLLRTVDTMSRGYLAAGSPGKGAAAAGDWLSSLRALVKDRCVVPMPYGDADLTTLGKVRDAEGNPDTGLMTTALSGATTIRDMLDVEPETGVLWPGGPLDDQALSAASEAGYRTVLTDGSQLRSSRDAENVSGAVTLPGGVRAQPSNGIIASALAGFAPGPQAPTTVSGAAQRAVATQNGLAAIAFEAGLGRPEAANGASLLVAPPRRWTVPTDELNAFLRGLGELTDSEVTTESSLSQLLRTEPTGSASFATDQRNPSGAGRAAVADQLSELDRRAAGLMSAMRADITNRVEPKAIVEPVRDALVRGSSAALDPPSPLAAGANANAELSAIRDQVTVEQPRQTIALASGASPLPVYVNNELPVGIDAQIALTNNVGIRPEAAQAQNRFFPAKGGKTEYLQIEALRAGRLSVDVSLTTPVGTTLGSTARFELTSTEYGPITIIVTVVAGCALLLLASRRIYRRVKESRAARGRSG, from the coding sequence GTGAAGCGGCCCGCCGCCTTCTTGCTGTCCTTGCTGGTCCTCGCCGCTGCCGCGTTGTTCGGCACGCCCGCGGGGGCGCAGGAGGAGCCGTCCACGCAGTCGCCGCGGCTGCGGATCGACCTCGGCCGGCTGAGCCCGCGCCTGATCACCGGATCCAGCACGCAGCTGCAGGTGTCGGGCACGGTGACCAACATCGGTGACCGCCGGATCGACCGTCCGCAGGTCCGGCTCCAGGTCGGCGACCGGGTCGGCGGGACGCGGGCGATGTCCGGCATCCTGAACGGCGAGCCGGTGCAGGACAGCCCGCTCACCGAGTTCAGCACGCTCAGCGAATCGCTGGAGCCCGGCCAGAGCGCCCGGCTCGACGTACGGGTGCCGCTCACCGGCGAACGGGCCGCGCACTTCTCCCTTCCCGGCGTCTACCCGCTGCTGGTGAACGTGAACGGCACGCCGGAGTTCGGCGGCACCGCCCGGCTCGCCGCGGTGAGCCTGCTGATGCCGGTGCTGTCCTCGCCGGGACAGGACGGTTCGCCGACCGCCCGGCACGCCAAGGTCACCATGTTGTGGCCGATCGCCGACGACGCGAATCACGTCTCTTCGGCCGCCTACGGCACCCGGCTGAACCTCACCGACGATTCGCTCGCGCGGGAGCTGAGCCCGACCGGACGGCTGTACTCGCTGGTGTCGGCTGCGCGCGCGGCGGAGTCGAACGGGAAGATCGCCGGCTCGCTGTGTTTCGCGATCGACCCCGATCTGCTGCGGACCGTCGACACGATGAGCCGCGGCTACCTCGCCGCCGGTTCGCCCGGCAAGGGCGCGGCCGCGGCGGGCGACTGGCTGAGCTCGCTGCGTGCGCTGGTCAAGGACCGCTGCGTGGTGCCGATGCCGTACGGCGACGCCGATCTGACCACCCTCGGCAAGGTGCGCGACGCGGAGGGCAACCCCGACACCGGGCTGATGACCACCGCGCTCAGCGGCGCCACGACGATCAGGGACATGCTCGACGTCGAGCCGGAGACCGGCGTGTTGTGGCCCGGTGGCCCGCTGGACGACCAGGCGCTGTCCGCCGCGTCCGAGGCCGGTTACCGCACGGTGCTCACCGACGGGTCCCAGCTGCGGTCGAGCCGCGATGCCGAGAACGTCAGCGGTGCGGTGACGCTGCCCGGCGGCGTGCGGGCGCAGCCGTCGAACGGGATCATCGCGAGCGCGCTCGCCGGGTTCGCTCCCGGGCCGCAGGCGCCGACCACGGTCAGCGGCGCGGCACAGCGCGCGGTCGCCACCCAGAACGGGCTCGCCGCGATCGCGTTCGAGGCCGGGCTCGGCCGTCCCGAGGCGGCGAACGGTGCCAGCCTGCTGGTCGCGCCGCCGCGGCGGTGGACCGTGCCGACCGACGAGCTGAACGCCTTCCTCCGCGGTCTCGGCGAGCTGACCGACAGCGAGGTCACCACCGAATCGTCGCTGTCGCAGCTGCTGCGGACCGAGCCGACCGGGTCCGCGTCCTTCGCCACCGACCAGCGGAACCCGTCCGGCGCCGGGCGCGCCGCGGTCGCCGATCAGCTCTCCGAACTCGACCGGCGGGCGGCCGGGCTGATGTCGGCGATGCGGGCGGACATCACCAACCGGGTCGAGCCGAAGGCGATCGTGGAGCCGGTGCGCGACGCGCTGGTCCGCGGCAGCTCGGCCGCGCTGGACCCGCCGTCCCCGCTGGCCGCGGGGGCGAACGCGAACGCCGAGCTCAGCGCCATCCGCGACCAGGTCACCGTCGAACAGCCGCGGCAGACGATCGCGCTCGCGTCCGGCGCGTCGCCGCTGCCGGTGTATGTGAACAACGAGCTGCCGGTCGGCATCGACGCGCAGATCGCGCTCACCAACAACGTGGGCATCCGGCCGGAGGCGGCACAGGCGCAGAACCGGTTCTTCCCGGCCAAGGGCGGCAAAACGGAATACCTCCAGATCGAGGCGCTGCGCGCGGGCAGGCTCAGCGTCGATGTGTCCTTGACCACCCCGGTGGGAACGACGCTGGGTTCCACCGCACGCTTCGAGCTGACCTCGACCGAGTACGGCCCGATCACGATCATCGTCACCGTCGTCGCTGGTTGCGCGCTGCTCCTGCTGGCGTCTCGGCGCATCTACCGGCGGGTGAAGGAGAGTCGGGCGGCACGCGGCCGTTCGGGCTGA
- a CDS encoding NUDIX hydrolase, translating into MSGSAGRAGAPKPRRRRRHRRGRRLTTVDETSAGGLVLDADREHAVLIGRLDRHGRLLWSLPKGHIEDGETVEQTAVREVKEETGISARVLRPLGTIDYWFVAQQRRVHKTVHHFLLESTGGALSDEDVEVTEVAWVRLAELETTLAYADERKLVRKAGELLAPDELA; encoded by the coding sequence ATGTCTGGATCTGCCGGCCGCGCCGGAGCGCCGAAGCCGCGCAGGCGGCGCAGGCACCGGCGCGGCAGGCGGCTGACCACGGTCGACGAGACCTCGGCAGGCGGACTGGTGCTGGACGCCGACCGGGAACACGCGGTGCTGATCGGCCGGCTGGACCGGCACGGCAGACTGCTGTGGTCATTGCCGAAGGGGCACATCGAGGACGGTGAGACGGTGGAGCAGACCGCGGTGCGCGAGGTGAAGGAGGAAACCGGCATCTCAGCACGCGTACTGCGCCCGCTGGGCACCATCGACTACTGGTTCGTGGCCCAGCAGCGGCGGGTGCACAAGACCGTGCACCACTTCCTGCTCGAGTCGACCGGCGGTGCGCTCTCCGACGAGGACGTCGAGGTCACCGAGGTCGCCTGGGTACGGCTGGCCGAGCTGGAGACCACCCTCGCCTACGCGGACGAGCGCAAGCTGGTCCGCAAGGCGGGAGAACTGCTCGCCCCCGACGAGCTCGCCTGA
- a CDS encoding CCA tRNA nucleotidyltransferase: MSNLVAQQNAVTELMRVSPLADELAERFARAGHSLYLVGGSVRDALLGRLSADLDFTTDARPDRVLGIVSEWGDAVWDVGIAFGTVGVTKNGMTLEITTFRADSYDRVGRNPEVTFGDTIEGDLLRRDFTVNAMAIDLVTKTFIDPHDGMDALRLRVLDTPATPQESFADDPLRMMRAARFSAQLGFTPAPRVVEAMTSMAGEIERITAERVQAELSKLLLADDPRPGLELLVDTGLADHVLPELPGMRLAIDEHHQHKDVYQHSLTVLAQAIDLERRHEPASEPDLVLRLAALLHDVGKPATREFQPGGGVSFHHHEVVGARMARKRLRALKYSKEIVEAVSQLVFLHLRFHGYGGGEWTDSAVRRYVTDAGELLTRLHKLVRADCTTRNRRKAAALQATYDDLEARIVRIREQEDLNRVRPDLDGNEIMRLLGLAPGPQVGRAWKFLKELRLDRGPLEHEEAVAELRKWAAAEGITPAG; encoded by the coding sequence GTGAGCAACCTGGTCGCCCAGCAGAACGCGGTGACGGAACTGATGCGAGTGTCTCCTCTGGCCGACGAGCTGGCGGAGCGGTTCGCCCGTGCCGGCCACAGCCTCTACCTCGTCGGCGGCAGCGTGCGTGACGCGCTGCTCGGGCGGCTCTCGGCCGATCTCGACTTCACCACCGACGCCCGGCCGGACCGGGTGCTGGGGATCGTCAGCGAATGGGGAGACGCGGTCTGGGACGTCGGCATCGCGTTCGGCACGGTCGGGGTCACCAAGAACGGCATGACCCTCGAGATCACCACGTTTCGCGCGGACAGCTACGACCGGGTGGGCCGCAATCCGGAGGTCACCTTCGGCGACACCATCGAAGGCGACCTGCTGCGCCGCGACTTCACCGTCAACGCGATGGCCATCGACCTGGTCACGAAGACGTTCATCGATCCGCACGACGGGATGGACGCGCTGCGGCTGCGGGTGCTCGACACGCCCGCGACGCCGCAGGAGTCGTTCGCCGACGATCCGCTCCGGATGATGCGTGCCGCGCGGTTCTCCGCCCAGCTCGGCTTCACCCCCGCGCCGCGGGTGGTGGAGGCGATGACGTCGATGGCAGGGGAGATCGAGCGGATCACCGCCGAGCGGGTGCAGGCGGAGCTGTCCAAGCTGCTGCTCGCCGACGATCCGCGGCCGGGTCTGGAGCTGCTGGTGGACACCGGGCTGGCCGACCACGTGCTGCCCGAACTGCCGGGGATGCGGCTCGCGATCGACGAGCACCACCAGCACAAGGACGTCTACCAGCATTCGCTCACCGTGCTCGCGCAGGCGATCGACCTGGAGCGGCGGCACGAACCGGCGTCGGAGCCGGATCTGGTGTTGCGGCTCGCGGCGCTGCTGCACGACGTGGGCAAGCCGGCCACGCGCGAGTTCCAGCCGGGCGGTGGCGTCAGCTTCCACCACCACGAGGTGGTCGGTGCCCGGATGGCGCGCAAGCGTTTGCGGGCGTTGAAGTACTCGAAGGAGATCGTGGAGGCGGTCTCCCAGCTGGTGTTCCTGCACCTGCGGTTCCACGGCTACGGCGGTGGCGAGTGGACCGATTCGGCGGTGCGTCGTTACGTGACCGACGCCGGTGAGCTGCTGACCCGGCTGCACAAGCTCGTCCGCGCCGACTGCACCACGCGCAACCGGCGCAAGGCGGCCGCGCTGCAGGCGACCTACGACGATCTCGAGGCACGCATCGTGCGGATCCGGGAGCAGGAGGACCTGAACCGGGTCCGCCCGGACCTCGACGGCAACGAGATCATGCGGCTGCTCGGCTTGGCGCCGGGCCCGCAGGTCGGGCGTGCCTGGAAGTTCCTCAAGGAGCTGCGGCTGGACCGCGGCCCGCTGGAGCACGAAGAGGCGGTGGCCGAGCTGAGGAAGTGGGCCGCGGCGGAGGGCATCACCCCGGCCGGCTGA
- a CDS encoding class I SAM-dependent methyltransferase gives MGAVLTGVAGALATFRAGDTAGAAELAGQSGTRLGAELATYLGSAGSGPVYDQPAGFTAFIRGGGNVPLYERLSDELAARYDRLRPDALLDLGCGDGLAVVPALSRARFRPARIDLVEPSEALLDQAEVPGAQRFATTAQGFLATHGSTWNLAQSTFALQSIRPDDRADVLRSLCPRTERLLLAEFDVPAYDEGSPAHLRSLAERYERGVAEYGDQASLVAQGFLLPVLLGLVAGADRTNWEHPAADWAAQLDTAGFTDVTVTPLVDYWWSPAVLITARGSQPG, from the coding sequence GTGGGTGCTGTTCTGACCGGGGTTGCCGGGGCGCTGGCCACCTTCCGCGCCGGGGACACCGCGGGGGCCGCCGAGCTCGCCGGACAGTCCGGAACACGGCTCGGCGCCGAGCTGGCGACCTACCTCGGCTCCGCAGGCTCGGGTCCGGTGTACGACCAGCCGGCCGGGTTCACCGCGTTCATCCGCGGCGGTGGCAACGTGCCGCTCTACGAGCGGTTGAGCGACGAACTGGCCGCGCGGTACGACCGACTGCGCCCGGACGCGCTGCTGGACCTCGGGTGTGGTGACGGACTGGCGGTCGTCCCCGCGTTGTCACGCGCGCGGTTCCGGCCGGCGCGGATCGACCTCGTCGAACCGTCCGAAGCACTGCTCGACCAGGCCGAAGTACCTGGGGCGCAACGCTTTGCGACGACCGCGCAGGGCTTCCTCGCGACGCATGGTTCCACGTGGAACCTTGCGCAGTCGACGTTCGCCCTGCAGTCGATCCGGCCGGACGATCGCGCGGACGTACTGCGCTCACTGTGCCCGCGGACCGAGCGGCTGCTGCTGGCCGAATTCGACGTGCCGGCGTACGACGAGGGATCTCCCGCGCACCTGCGTTCGCTGGCCGAGCGGTACGAACGCGGCGTCGCCGAGTACGGCGACCAGGCTTCCCTTGTCGCCCAAGGCTTCCTGCTGCCCGTGCTGCTCGGCCTGGTGGCCGGTGCGGACCGGACGAACTGGGAACACCCGGCGGCGGACTGGGCCGCGCAGCTGGACACCGCGGGGTTCACCGACGTGACCGTGACCCCGCTCGTGGACTACTGGTGGTCGCCCGCGGTCCTGATCACCGCCCGCGGTTCACAGCCGGGCTAG
- a CDS encoding TNT domain-containing protein, translated as MRYRVEASERPDGLYVTLDDRTFAAQRSTTDGTLLLTVLPGEEAPEGFDREHEGRPARVVLANEVPAPFDLRSHGEYEDELFEVAPGAGTELTLRWTRHDPVRAAQLGLTEFSVTVPTKQLTGLWQTRHDYAEPKPETAGGDHAKLLRAIGRGLRTVPGGWTKVAAQFRQVGDYSELEVRAIGDENGPVSVALAAPPRLSSLFARLRAAMYQPETGTWFQGTFTLDNESQFDFDFDADREPDWRLPPNDGGRPAPQSYQIELARFPRTPKQLPEWLATRAGLPIDLVFRQARVVDGHNEGERPVVNRPPVPPDQVRGVLDYLFRSPVVLHRPAPQPDLFAPPGAPPDVPQAFHTDGTWIWPAAVPHYLRKYGVPPEPELVEHIRAAGFRPPLVRELVRASAEADVLGRPRPPRSEAELPDTSPLARALREGDPSRPLRAAETLTVLQQRLTEYGVPASAYRIGANEVPADGVWTLRRADNRWEVSRPPSVEPIAFGTLAEAARYLLGTLLMLPTAADGAESDQPADWPILPLRGEPPLSFYRSKRLVALPAGTTVVRFGGDKGNLVHAAGTRFVETSLTADRERERHEYRVQRTIRVLTGVTAPWGPQPGGATAYLLPRPIAQHVEAGALARL; from the coding sequence GTGCGTTACCGGGTTGAGGCAAGCGAACGCCCTGACGGCCTGTACGTCACGCTGGACGACCGCACGTTCGCGGCCCAGCGTTCGACCACCGACGGGACGCTGCTGCTCACCGTACTGCCGGGCGAGGAAGCACCCGAGGGCTTCGACCGCGAGCACGAGGGCCGCCCGGCCCGCGTAGTGCTCGCGAACGAGGTGCCGGCGCCGTTCGACCTGCGCAGTCATGGCGAGTACGAGGACGAGCTGTTCGAGGTCGCGCCGGGCGCCGGGACCGAGCTGACGCTGCGCTGGACCCGGCACGATCCGGTGCGGGCCGCCCAGCTCGGGCTCACCGAGTTCTCGGTGACGGTGCCGACGAAGCAGCTGACCGGGCTGTGGCAGACCCGCCACGACTACGCGGAACCGAAGCCGGAGACGGCCGGCGGCGACCACGCCAAGCTGCTGCGTGCGATCGGCCGCGGCCTGCGCACGGTGCCCGGTGGCTGGACCAAGGTCGCCGCGCAGTTCCGACAGGTCGGCGACTACTCCGAGCTCGAGGTGCGCGCGATCGGCGACGAGAACGGCCCGGTGTCGGTGGCGCTGGCCGCCCCGCCGCGGCTCAGCTCGCTGTTCGCGCGACTGCGCGCGGCGATGTACCAGCCGGAGACCGGCACCTGGTTCCAGGGCACCTTCACCCTCGACAACGAATCGCAGTTCGACTTCGACTTCGACGCCGACCGGGAGCCGGACTGGCGGCTGCCGCCGAACGACGGCGGACGTCCGGCGCCGCAGTCCTACCAGATCGAGCTGGCCCGGTTCCCCCGTACGCCGAAGCAGCTGCCGGAGTGGCTCGCGACCAGGGCCGGGCTGCCGATCGACCTCGTCTTCCGGCAGGCTCGCGTGGTCGACGGGCACAACGAGGGGGAGCGGCCGGTCGTCAACCGGCCGCCGGTGCCGCCGGACCAGGTGCGCGGCGTACTCGACTACCTGTTCCGCTCGCCGGTCGTGCTGCACCGGCCGGCCCCGCAGCCGGACCTGTTCGCCCCGCCCGGCGCACCGCCGGACGTGCCGCAGGCCTTCCACACCGACGGCACCTGGATCTGGCCCGCCGCGGTGCCGCACTACCTGCGCAAGTACGGCGTTCCGCCGGAGCCGGAGCTGGTCGAGCACATCCGCGCGGCCGGGTTCCGCCCGCCGCTGGTCCGCGAACTGGTGCGGGCCAGTGCCGAGGCGGACGTGCTCGGACGGCCTCGGCCACCGCGGTCGGAGGCCGAGCTGCCGGACACCAGCCCGCTCGCCCGTGCGCTGCGCGAGGGTGATCCGAGCCGGCCGCTGCGTGCGGCCGAGACGTTGACGGTGCTGCAGCAGCGGCTCACCGAGTACGGCGTTCCGGCGTCGGCGTACCGGATCGGCGCGAACGAGGTGCCCGCCGACGGCGTGTGGACGCTGCGCCGGGCCGACAACCGCTGGGAGGTCTCCCGTCCGCCGTCGGTGGAGCCGATCGCGTTCGGCACGCTCGCCGAGGCGGCGCGGTACCTGCTCGGCACGCTGCTGATGCTGCCGACCGCCGCCGACGGAGCCGAATCCGACCAGCCCGCCGACTGGCCGATCCTGCCGCTGCGCGGCGAGCCGCCGCTGTCGTTCTACCGCAGCAAGCGCCTGGTCGCGCTGCCCGCGGGAACCACCGTCGTCCGGTTCGGCGGGGACAAGGGGAACCTCGTGCACGCGGCGGGCACGCGGTTCGTCGAGACCTCGCTGACCGCGGACCGGGAACGCGAGCGGCACGAATACCGCGTGCAACGCACGATCCGGGTGCTCACCGGGGTGACCGCGCCGTGGGGTCCGCAGCCCGGCGGCGCCACCGCGTACCTGCTGCCGCGGCCGATCGCACAGCACGTGGAGGCGGGGGCGCTAGCCCGGCTGTGA